The following proteins are co-located in the Synechococcus sp. PROS-U-1 genome:
- the mraY gene encoding phospho-N-acetylmuramoyl-pentapeptide-transferase produces the protein MLVVLATSFAADKWIPNAQLSLPLLISTVCATAVAALGIPLLRGLKMGQFIREEGPEAHRSKAGTPTMGGLLVVPIGVILGSLITRDPVASQQLLSLASLTLAFMVIGGIDDWSSLTKHTNTGLTPRGKLLLQAIAAVAFLAIAAWQDWINSSIALPFGLELPLGILIWPLGLFVVLAESNATNLTDGLDGLASGCGALVFTGLALQMMLRGDNGDPALAGFCMTMAGAWLGFLMHNRNPARAFMGDTGSLAMGAALSGVALLSNSLWPLLVMGGVFLAESLSVIIQVWVFKATKGADGQGRRVFRMAPLHHHFELGGTDERSVVPAFWLVTVGLVLLGLVLRP, from the coding sequence ATGCTGGTGGTCTTGGCCACCAGCTTTGCAGCTGACAAGTGGATTCCGAATGCGCAGCTGAGCCTGCCTCTGTTGATTTCAACGGTCTGTGCAACGGCTGTCGCAGCCTTGGGGATACCCCTTTTGCGTGGCCTGAAGATGGGGCAGTTCATCCGCGAGGAGGGACCGGAAGCCCATCGGAGCAAAGCAGGAACGCCAACGATGGGAGGCCTGCTCGTGGTTCCCATCGGGGTCATTCTCGGCAGCCTGATCACACGGGATCCCGTGGCGTCGCAACAGCTGCTCAGCTTGGCGTCGCTGACGTTGGCGTTCATGGTGATTGGGGGCATCGATGACTGGAGCAGCCTCACCAAACACACCAACACCGGCCTGACACCTCGTGGAAAATTGCTGCTGCAGGCCATTGCGGCTGTGGCCTTTCTGGCCATCGCGGCCTGGCAGGACTGGATCAACAGCAGCATTGCTTTGCCCTTTGGTCTTGAGCTTCCGCTGGGGATCCTGATCTGGCCTTTGGGGTTGTTTGTCGTTCTGGCAGAGAGCAATGCCACCAACCTCACCGACGGCCTGGATGGTCTGGCCAGCGGCTGCGGAGCACTCGTCTTTACGGGTCTCGCGCTTCAGATGATGCTGCGAGGTGACAACGGCGATCCAGCCCTAGCTGGATTTTGCATGACCATGGCTGGGGCATGGCTGGGGTTTCTCATGCACAACAGGAACCCGGCTCGCGCCTTCATGGGCGACACGGGATCCCTGGCGATGGGTGCAGCCCTCAGTGGTGTTGCCCTGTTGTCCAACAGTCTGTGGCCCCTGCTGGTGATGGGAGGCGTGTTCTTGGCGGAATCACTCTCTGTGATTATCCAGGTGTGGGTGTTCAAGGCCACGAAGGGCGCTGATGGACAGGGCCGGCGCGTGTTCCGCATGGCGCCACTCCATCACCATTTTGAGCTGGGAGGCACCGACGAAAGAAGTGTGGTGCCTGCGTTCTGGCTGGTCACGGTAGGGCTTGTCCTGCTGGGACTCGTTCTACGTCCCTGA
- a CDS encoding DUF3134 domain-containing protein, producing the protein MSALVDLNALDSVNPSLTRYGRRDPAPVLPLREEPDLLSWLETSGRLVADEESGSPEVSTVEEEELSALMGEKEDYNKDDEQNEEQWED; encoded by the coding sequence ATGAGCGCTCTGGTTGATTTAAACGCCCTGGACAGCGTCAACCCGTCCCTCACCCGCTACGGGCGCCGTGATCCAGCGCCCGTGCTGCCCTTGCGAGAGGAGCCCGATCTTCTGTCGTGGCTGGAGACCAGCGGCCGTCTTGTCGCCGACGAAGAATCCGGTTCACCCGAAGTGAGCACTGTCGAAGAGGAAGAGCTCTCAGCGCTCATGGGTGAGAAAGAGGACTACAACAAGGATGATGAGCAAAATGAAGAGCAATGGGAGGACTGA
- the purT gene encoding formate-dependent phosphoribosylglycinamide formyltransferase, protein MPSFPRTVMLLGSGELGKEVAIAAQRLGCRVIACDRYAGAPAMQVADDAEVLPMTDADALLEVVRRHQPDVVIPEIEALAVHALAELEQEGITVIPTARATAVTMNRDRIRDLAAGELDLRTARFAYASSAEELKKVAEPLGWPVVVKPVMSSSGKGQSVVASADDLPKAWDAAMAGARGTSTQVIVEEFLHFDLEITLLTIRQRNGETLFCAPIGHEQEGGDYQCSWQPAQLTDQQLHQAQAMAKTVTDNLGGAGLFGVEFFLCGDEVIFSELSPRPHDTGLVTLLSQNLNEFELHLRAVLDLPIPEITTADAAASRVVLANNHMESVTLTGVEEALREPDTQLLLFGKPTARPGRRMGVALALDTDVERAKAKADRAAACVKVKITQ, encoded by the coding sequence ATGCCGTCGTTTCCTCGCACCGTGATGCTGCTGGGCAGTGGGGAACTGGGGAAAGAAGTCGCCATCGCTGCCCAACGGCTCGGCTGCCGGGTGATCGCCTGTGATCGCTATGCCGGTGCTCCGGCCATGCAGGTGGCTGACGATGCGGAGGTGCTGCCAATGACCGATGCCGATGCCTTGCTGGAGGTGGTCAGGCGCCACCAACCCGATGTGGTAATCCCGGAGATCGAAGCGCTCGCAGTTCATGCGCTGGCGGAACTCGAACAGGAAGGGATCACCGTGATTCCAACGGCCCGTGCGACGGCCGTCACCATGAATCGAGACCGTATCCGCGACCTAGCGGCAGGCGAACTTGATCTCCGAACAGCACGATTCGCCTATGCCTCCAGTGCTGAAGAACTCAAAAAAGTGGCAGAACCCCTGGGCTGGCCGGTCGTTGTGAAACCGGTGATGAGTTCTTCGGGCAAAGGCCAGAGTGTGGTGGCCAGTGCAGACGATCTGCCCAAGGCCTGGGATGCCGCCATGGCCGGGGCTCGGGGCACCTCAACTCAGGTGATTGTGGAGGAATTCCTCCACTTTGATCTGGAAATCACCCTGCTCACCATTCGTCAGCGCAATGGCGAGACCCTGTTCTGTGCACCGATCGGCCACGAACAAGAAGGTGGCGACTACCAGTGCAGCTGGCAGCCAGCTCAACTCACGGACCAACAACTGCATCAGGCCCAGGCCATGGCAAAGACCGTGACCGACAACCTCGGCGGTGCAGGACTCTTCGGTGTTGAATTTTTTCTCTGTGGTGATGAGGTGATCTTTTCGGAACTCTCTCCGCGCCCCCACGACACCGGTCTGGTCACATTACTAAGCCAAAACTTGAATGAGTTCGAGTTGCATTTGCGGGCAGTACTCGATCTTCCGATTCCAGAAATCACGACCGCTGATGCGGCTGCCAGCCGAGTGGTTCTGGCAAACAATCACATGGAAAGCGTGACTCTCACAGGAGTAGAAGAAGCCCTTCGGGAACCTGACACCCAGCTGCTGCTGTTTGGAAAACCAACAGCACGGCCAGGACGACGCATGGGAGTTGCTTTAGCCCTCGATAC
- a CDS encoding L,D-transpeptidase, whose amino-acid sequence MAVLAGVCLQLGVVRARPADPIPPVAPWLSDAEALALLPAAVRSRSTKQLVLYRSSRQLILLEHGQLRLRVPAAVGTQGWETPLGEHRVVFKTVNPVWRHPGTGALVPPGGRNPLGSRWLLQPGPDHWSLWEHGSLVDWSSPSL is encoded by the coding sequence ATGGCGGTTCTCGCTGGAGTATGTCTTCAGCTCGGGGTGGTTAGAGCCAGGCCCGCTGATCCGATTCCTCCGGTTGCTCCTTGGCTGAGTGATGCAGAGGCGCTCGCCTTGCTGCCGGCTGCCGTCCGCTCCCGTTCCACCAAACAGCTTGTGCTGTATCGCTCCAGCCGTCAGCTGATCCTGCTGGAGCATGGTCAGCTTCGTCTGCGTGTGCCTGCCGCTGTCGGCACCCAAGGTTGGGAAACGCCTCTTGGAGAGCATCGGGTGGTGTTCAAGACGGTGAATCCCGTTTGGAGGCATCCAGGCACTGGAGCTCTGGTTCCTCCAGGAGGCCGAAACCCCTTGGGATCCCGCTGGCTCCTACAACCGGGGCCAGATCATTGGTCTTTGTGGGAACACGGGTCGCTGGTCGACTGGTCCTCACCTTCACTTTGA
- a CDS encoding argininosuccinate synthase: protein MGRAKKVVLAYSGGVDTSVCIPYLKQEWGVEDVITFAADLGQGDELEPIRQKALDAGASQSLVGDLIEPFIKDFAFPAIRANALYEGRYPLSTALARPLIAKRLVEVAQEVGADAVAHGCTGKGNDQVRFDVAIAALAPDLKVLTPAREWGMSREETIAYGERFGMPAPVSKKSPYSIDLNLLGRSIEAGPLEDPMVAPPEEVFAMTRSVEDAPDASEEIEIAFEVGNPVAINGQRLDPVALIREANRLAGTHGIGRLDMIENRVVGIKSREIYETPGLLLLIQAHQELESLTLAADVLRSKRQLEMQWADLVYQGLWFGPLKDALDGFMDRTQTTVNGVVRLRLQKGTATVTGRGSADSSLYVPEMASYGSEDQFDHRAAEGFIYVWGLPTRLWSASHRRSG from the coding sequence ATGGGCCGCGCCAAGAAGGTGGTACTCGCCTATTCCGGGGGAGTGGATACCAGTGTCTGCATCCCGTACCTCAAGCAGGAATGGGGTGTGGAGGATGTGATCACATTCGCTGCAGATCTCGGCCAGGGCGATGAGCTGGAACCGATTCGTCAGAAAGCCCTCGATGCCGGTGCCAGTCAGTCGCTGGTGGGAGACCTGATCGAGCCGTTCATCAAGGATTTCGCTTTTCCGGCGATTCGTGCCAATGCCTTGTACGAAGGCCGCTACCCCCTCTCTACGGCTCTGGCCAGGCCTCTGATTGCCAAGCGCCTGGTTGAGGTGGCCCAGGAAGTGGGTGCTGATGCTGTCGCCCATGGCTGCACAGGCAAGGGCAACGACCAGGTGCGATTTGATGTCGCCATCGCAGCGCTGGCTCCGGATCTGAAGGTCCTCACTCCAGCCCGTGAGTGGGGCATGAGCCGAGAAGAGACCATCGCTTATGGCGAACGCTTTGGGATGCCCGCCCCGGTAAGCAAGAAGTCGCCCTACTCAATTGATCTGAATCTGCTGGGCCGCAGCATCGAGGCTGGACCTCTCGAAGATCCGATGGTGGCTCCGCCGGAAGAGGTCTTCGCGATGACCCGTTCGGTGGAGGATGCTCCCGATGCCTCGGAAGAGATCGAGATTGCCTTTGAAGTGGGCAATCCCGTTGCGATCAACGGCCAGCGTTTGGACCCCGTGGCGTTGATTCGTGAAGCCAATCGTTTGGCGGGCACCCACGGCATTGGTCGACTCGACATGATCGAGAACCGGGTGGTGGGAATTAAATCTCGGGAGATCTACGAAACGCCTGGACTGTTGCTTCTGATTCAGGCCCACCAGGAACTGGAAAGCCTGACCCTGGCCGCCGATGTTCTGCGCAGCAAGCGGCAACTGGAGATGCAGTGGGCCGATCTCGTCTATCAGGGCCTTTGGTTCGGTCCTCTCAAGGATGCTCTGGACGGTTTCATGGACCGCACCCAGACCACCGTCAATGGTGTCGTCCGTCTCCGGCTTCAAAAGGGAACGGCCACGGTCACCGGTCGGGGCTCAGCAGACAGCAGTCTTTACGTCCCTGAGATGGCGTCCTACGGCAGTGAGGATCAGTTCGATCACCGCGCTGCGGAGGGCTTCATTTACGTCTGGGGTTTGCCTACCCGACTCTGGTCAGCGTCTCACCGCCGCTCAGGCTGA